The Cervus elaphus chromosome 22, mCerEla1.1, whole genome shotgun sequence genome has a window encoding:
- the LOC122680354 gene encoding basic proline-rich protein-like isoform X1 — MLLILLSVALLALSSAQGSVSESSSEEFVSTVLDGTNSDSSSEKDFPKPPPGGPPPGGHGGPPPGPPPNDGNEDEAPPPVPPPPGPPALGTPPPGPPPPGTPPPRPPPPEPPASGPPPPEEQPEQSQD; from the exons ATGCTGCTGATCCTGCTCTCAGTGGCCTTGCTGGCCCTGAGCTCAGCTCAAGGCTCAGTTTCTG AAAGCAGCAGTGAAGAGTTTGTGAGCACCGTATTAG ATGGAACCAACTCAGACTCAAGCTCAGAAAAGGATTTTCCCAAACCACCTCCTGGAGGACCACCACCTGGAGGACATGGAGGACCACCACCTGGTCCACCTCCTAATGATGGAAATGAAGATGAGGCACCTCCACCAGTGCCACCTCCACCAGGACCACCTGCACTAGGGACACCTCCACCAGGACCACCTCCACCAGGGACACCTCCACCAAGACCACCTCCACCAGAACCACCTGCATCAGGACCACCCCCACCAGAGGAGCAACCTGAGCAGAGTCAAGACTAA